A single window of Leishmania infantum JPCM5 genome chromosome 35 DNA harbors:
- a CDS encoding putative serine palmitoyltransferase — MSEAALKREIALQEASDAVDNKSQVLSKSPADTREGTHEVLTATEPFEHPISLRTKVSAYVTLALLFFFARVRESYRQFFPNDESHVRPGYAPIVKDFDHYWNRRFYRRVRDCFMRPIDSRPSRVIGLMERVSKDNNQTFEYSGRIVPAVNMGSYNYLGFAEDTQSITHEVLDSIDDYGLASCSAPQELGQSALVSCLEREFAEFLGKEDAIVCGMGFATNFRGLPTLFGKETLVLSDSLNHSSLVNGVRSSGAKVKVFQHDHFGQVEKCLREGVVLGQDPCGEYKPYKRIVIIIEGIYSMEGEIVNLKKFVELKKKYKALLFVDEAHSIGAIGRTGRGVCEHTGVDPEDVDVLMGTFTKSFGSIGGYIAADKPLVRYLRQHSSIALHCDPLAPPCAQQVLSVLHVLLGKDGTDLGEKRIRQLKDNSTFFRRGLMDLGLVVLGDDSSPVVPVMCYSIGRLSALSRLCLERGVAIVVVGYPATPLLQGRVRFCVSACHTREDLQRTLDVIRELKGYVCMEDSTNPLR; from the coding sequence ATGAGCGAGGCTGCGCTGAAGCGCGAGATTGCCTTGCAAGAGGCGTCTGATGCGGTGGACAACAAGTCGCAGGTGCTCTCCAAGTCCCCGGCCGACACGAGGGAGGGAACGCACGAGGTGCTCACCGCCACGGAGCCGTTCGAACATCCTATCTCTCTGCGCACTAAGGTGTCGGCCTACGTCACTCTCGcactgctcttcttcttcgcgcgcgtgcgtgagagcTATCGCCAGTTCTTTCCGAACGATGAGAGCCACGTGCGCCCCGGCTACGCCCCCATTGTGAAGGACTTCGACCACTACTGGAACCGCCGCTTTTACCGCCGCGTCCGCGACTGCTTCATGCGCCCCATCGACTCTCGCCCTTCGCGTGTGATTGGACTGATGGAGCGCGTGTCGAAGGACAACAACCAAACGTTCGAGTACAGCGGCCGCATCGTGCCCGCGGTGAACATGGGCTCGTACAACTACCTCGGCTTCGCCGAGGACACGCAGAGCATCACGCACGAGGTACTAGATTCGATCGACGACTACGGCCTCGCCTcatgcagcgcgccgcaggAGTTGGGCCAGAGCGCCCTCGTGTCTTGCCTCGAGCGCGAGTTCGCCGAGTTCCTCGGAAAGGAGGATGCCATTGTGTGCGGCATGGGCTTCGCCACGAACTTCCGCGGCCTCCCCACCCTCTTCGGCAAGGAGACGCTGGTGCTCTCTGACAGCCTCAACCACTCCTCGCTCGTCAACGGCGTGCGCTCGTCTGGCGCAAAGGTAAAGGTCTTCCAGCACGACCACTTTGGTCAGGTGGAGAAGTGCCTGCGCGAGGGCGTAGTGCTCGGCCAGGACCCATGCGGCGAGTACAAGCCGTACAAGCGCATCGTCATCATCATTGAGGGCATCTACAGCATGGAGGGCGAGATCGTCAATCTCAAGAAGTTTGTGGAGCTGAAGAAGAAGTACAAGGCTCTGCTCTTCGTGGACGAGGCTCACTCCATTGGCGCTATTGGCCGCACTGGTCGCGGTGTGTGCGAGCACACCGGCGTCGACCCCGAGGACGTTGACGTGCTCATGGGTACCTTCACGAAGAGCTTCGGCTCCATCGGCGGCTACATCGCAGCCGACAAGCCGCTCGTTCGCTACCTCCGCCAGCATAGCTCCATCGCCCTGCACTGCGACCCTCTGGCACCGCCTtgcgcgcagcaggtgctgtcggtgctgcacgTGCTGCTCGGCAAGGACGGTACGGACCTCGGCGAGAAGCGCATCCGTCAGCTCAAAGATAACTCGACGTTTTTTCGTCGCGGACTGATGGACCTGGGCCTCGTGGTGCTCGGCGATGACAGCAGcccggtggtgccggtgaTGTGCTACAGTATTGGCAGGCTTAgcgccctctcccgcctGTGCCTCGAGCGCGGTGTCGctatcgtcgtcgtcggctacccggcgacgccgctccTGCAGGGCCGCGTGCGCTTTTGCGTCTCGGCCTGCCACACGCGCGAGGACCTGCAGCGCACCCTTGATGTGATAAGGGAACTCAAGGGCTACGTCTGCATGGAAGACAGCACGAACCCGCTGCGGTAA
- a CDS encoding putative short chain dehydrogenase yields the protein MLALFVAVAAVLGTSLVLVALWTVQRVPRWEWESSTVLITGGSVGIGLATAKSLARKKVPFLVLAARRESVLREAVQQVEKVIDECRSCTRVSYVVMDVADEASVATGLARAKAQCDGRPINLLICNAGFAHPARFVDSAMRHARQMMEVNYFGSLAVLWKVLPGMLEINQGRVVLTSSMAARAPIAGYALYSATKAGLRAFAHSLDMENSCLGVRVQVVSPPDVATPGYAHENEVKSPECAAISSFGGAKPFTAEAMAQAIVDGIADYSFDITLGSDGRLLSYGSAGMEPATSVAALLAQSLLGGVLRLGLAVFSKIHYSIVKKVRLSEASSAPSPR from the coding sequence ATGCTGGCCTTGTTTGTTGCTGTGGCCGCGGTCCTCGGCACATCGCTTGTGCTGGTTGCGTTGTGGACAGTGCAGCGCGTTCCGAGGTGGGAGTGGGAGTCCTCAACAGTACTCATcactggcggcagcgtcggcatTGGCCTCGCCACTGCCAAAAGCCTTGCACGCAAAAAAGTGCCATTCCTTGTCCTCGCAGCGCGTCGCGAGTCTGTGCTGCGAGAGGCAGTGCAGCAGGTTGAGAAAGTCATCGACGaatgccgcagctgcacgcgtgtgtcATATGTAGTAATGGATGTTGCGGACGAAGCCTCCGTCGCCACCGGCCTTGCCCGTGCCAAAGCACAGTGCGACGGGCGCCCCATCAACCTTCTCATCTGCAACGCCGGTTTTGCCCATCCAGCTCGTTTTGTGGACAGCGCGATGAGGCACGCTCGGCAGATGATGGAGGTGAACTACTTTGGATCTCTGGCAGTGCTGTGGAAGGTGCTGCCGGGGATGCTGGAGATTAATCAGGGCCGCGTTGTGCTGACGAGCAGCATGGCGGCCCGGGCACCGATTGCAGGATACGCCTTGTACAGTGCCACCAAGGCTGGGCTGCGTGCCTTTGCCCACAGTCTGGACATGGAGAACAGTTGCctcggcgtgcgtgtgcaggttGTAAGCCCGCCGGACGTGGCGACACCTGGGTACGCGCACGAAAACGAGGTCAAGAGCCCCGAGTGCGCCGCCATCTCGTCGTTCGGGGGTGCAAAGCCGTTCACGGCGGAGGCAATGGCGCAGGCTATTGTCGATGGCATCGCGGACTACTCGTTCGACATCACGCTTGGGTCGGATGGCAGGCTGCTCAGCTACGGCTCTGCCGGCATGGAACCGGCGACTagcgtggcagcgctgtTAGCGCAGTCTTTGctcggcggcgtgctgcgtcTAGGGCTGGCGGTGTTCTCTAAGATACACTACAGCATTGTGAAGAAGGTGCGCCTATCGGAGGCGTCGTCAGCCCCGTCGCCGCGCTGA
- a CDS encoding enoyl-CoA hydratase/isomerase family protein,conserved, whose amino-acid sequence MRACAPLRSAAAAGLPAASFKVLHQDECVLRYDAASQIAILSMERHARKNAIGVGFLNCIQQAIDVCRAGAPSGACTTASADCPPVRCLIVSSAVPKVFCAGADLKERKEMSVAESRAFVQRLRRTFNDLEDLPIATIAAIEGKALGGGMELALSLDMRVAGDGATVGFPETGLAIIPGAGGTVRAPAALGVSRALELILTAEQVSARRAMELGLVNRVVPAGSALEAALDLALRVSKNGPLAVCAAKTAVRAAVGKTRAEAMQVEAEQYEVVLATEDRLEGLKAFAEHRTPVYKGK is encoded by the coding sequence atgcgTGCCTGTGCCCCGCTGCGttccgcggctgcggctggccTGCCTGCCGCTAGCTTCAAAGTGCTGCACCAGGATgagtgcgtgctgcgctACGACGCAGCCTCACAGATCGCGATCCTCTCAATGGAGCGCCACGCGCGCAAAAATGCAATTGGCGTCGGCTTTCTGAACTGCATCCAGCAGGCCATCGACGTGTGCAGGGCTGGCGCACCGTCTGGCGCttgcaccaccgcctccgccgactgCCCGCCCGTGCGCTGCCTCATCGTCTCCAGCGCCGTCCCGAAAGTGTTCTGTGCCGGCGCAGATTTGAAGGAGCGGAAGGAGATGTCTGTCGCGGAGTCGCGCGCATtcgtgcagcgcctgcgccgaaCCTTCAATGACTTGGAGGACTTGCCCATTGCAaccatcgccgccatcgaggGCAAGGcactcggcggcggcatggAGCTGGCCCTGTCGCTAGACATGCGCGTGGCAGGCGACGGGGCCACCGTGGGCTTCCCGGAGACAGGTCTTGCCATCATCCCTGGCGCGGGTGGCACCGtgcgcgcaccggcagcgctcGGCGTTAGCCGTGCGCTGGAGTTGATCCTGACGGCTGAGCAGGTGTCCGCCCGGCGCGCCATGGAACTGGGTCTAGTGAACCGTGTCGTGCCGGCTGGCTCGGCCCTCGAGGCTGCGCTGGacctggcgctgcgcgtttCCAAGAACGGGCCGCtcgccgtgtgcgccgcaAAGACGGCGGTCCGCGCTGCCGTGGGCAAGACGCGggcggaggcgatgcaggtggaggcggagcagtaCGAGGTTGTGCTCGCCACGGAGGATCGCCTTGAAGGTCTCAAGGCCTTCGCAGAGCATCGCACCCCCGTGTACAAAGGTAAGTAA